The sequence ACACATTGATATCACATAAACATAACACCACCAATGATTActtcaaaggaaaaagaaagagagctaCAAAAACTATTACCTATTACTCATTTCTTTCCTTCCCCAGCTCTTAAACTATTGTAGCCAGTAACCAGACAAAAAGAGcacaaagaaaaacaacaagCTTCCATATATAAGTATCGCCTTCTGCCCAGAAGTCAATGCATTCCCACCAAGCCCAAACTGTTGGTTCTGTGCAAACCCAGCAATCTCCACACTCTTACTCTCAAAGAAGCTCTTAGCTGCCCCACATGTTGGGCACCTCCAATCCTCAGGCAGCTTTTCAAATTGCAATCCTGGAGCTATGGGATATGAAGGGTCTCCCACAGCCTCATCGAACTTGTGCCCACAAGACCTGCACTCGTAGATACCTGTGTTTAACACTGCAAACTTCTCTTCTAAGCGGCGCTTGTCAATATTTTCTTGAGGCTCTTCTTGAGGCTCTTGAGGAGGAGGTGTAGTGGTTTGTTGGCTTGAGGTGGGAGTGTCTTCTTTGGAGATGTCAACGGAGTGTGGAGTAGTGAGTTTGTATGGCTTGTGGAGAAGTGAGAGTTTGGGGAAGAGAGGTGGGGTGGTGGTGAAATGGGGTTTGAGTTTTGGAGCTGAGGTTTGGGGAAAAGAGGATGAGAGGTGGAAAGAGAAGGTGGGTCTTGTTGTTGCACAAGCCATGATAAGTAATGtctttgtgtatgtgtgtacttatgtttgtatttgtatttgtgtttgtgtttgtgtggctcctgtttctctctctcttttgctgAAATTGTATGAGAGAGAGTAATGAATTACTGGGATTGTATGTGTTTTTTAGTTGCTTTTGTTAATCTGGGTGGAGGAGAATTGAAGGGGATCCATGGAAGAGCATATGCTCACTTGAAAGAGAGGCAGTTGGATAAGGTGGGGAGGTGTATAAGATTTGATTGCGAAGTAGATGTTTTGGTAATGGGCTGACTTGGGCTGAGTCAAACTCGACGAGTTCAATCAGCCCAAAAGAGGAAAAGCCCAAGAACCTCTCCAttttttctggaaaaaaaatgtaattaaaatattatagcatttttataatattaattgtgtttatttatttagaatcttttttcttcaaatccaCGTGGGAGAATTCTTTCTttagatagaattttttttttcagacatattttctttataaaaaaaagggtaaatgaCCCTTTCTCCCTTTTATTTATGAGATAGTTTGCAATTCTCCATTATTAGATGACTATTGAAAATGAGCAAATACCTCGTATTATTAGTTAACTTGTAAAGCATAGTAAATAAATAGATAACGTAATCttttgatatatttaaaataaaattactaaaacataattttttttagttgcaaAATACTTTTCTAGATCATCttggaaaattatttgtatAGCTCGATCCGCTTAGCAAGTTGGATCTTCGGTTTGgtgtttggtaaattttttacCAACCCTCGTAGTTGGCAAATATAATAATTGTAggttttttattcttatttttttattattattattattattattattattattattattattattatttttaatcacTTTAACTTTATTGTATTGGGAGGATTGTCCGATTGAAAATGAGAATCATAGTCATATGAAAGGATCGGTGGTTGGTAGTCTTTTGATGACCCCCCATAATGATCAATTGgaagaatatatatatgaatggaAAGAGGATGTTTATTACTAAACTGTTTAGATAGATGGATGGTAGAAATGTAGAATTTGCAGTTAGGCTATACATGCATTCTTGGCCGGTTATAAAGAGCAATCTCATCGAGTTATAtataatccataaaaatgcataatagataaaactatttattaaaaatccataaaaaatacCCACATTAATTGCattttgcaaaaattaaaaaaaaaattttactagagaaaaaattacaaattacaaattacaaacaACCATGGTTACTTAGACCATTAGCATTAACTGCTGAAGGTAGGAATTCTTGTATGTGAAAGTGAATATAAGTAGAAGTAAAGGcttcaactatatatatatatatatatatttttttttctagtgaaCAAAAATTGGAGGATTTATGGTTATATTACACCCCCAGGCAGGGCGCCAGGCAACCAGTGGAATAATTACACCTGTGTGGGATTTTAACCCCACTAAGGATGCCCACCAACGAAAACCTGCGGGCAGCAGGACTCGAACCTAGATGTGGTGCACGAAGCGTCCAAGCCTTACCCACTCAGCCAAGCCCCGTTGGCAGCTTCAACTATCTTCAATGAGTTTAGAGTTGGGGCTGACAAATTTCGTTACTATTCGGCTACTATAACCTCACCGTATTATTTCTAGTATAAGAAACTCCACATATTAATTAGTTTGTGTGTagatttattttgcattttcttgCTTCTCCTTCTCTGGTATTGCTCTTCTTAGGTCTCTGAGTGGCCTTCTTTTATACGACCTCTCTTTCTAGCGAAATATGAAATCCTGAAAAAATGGTTTGTTATCCttatttgattatttgtaaCAATTGAGACCTTTAAGAATTTGTAATCGCTCtgttcaatctttttttttattttaattactatacATTGGGACTTAGATTTGTTATTAAACcaataaaaatcaatttagaAAATTAAGTTAGTTCCTAAACATTGTGAGGTCGgttagtcatttttttatttgtcttaaGGACTAAGTTGATTTTAGAGTCCAAATTagttagttttgaaaaattttaaacctgGCAGCTCAAACCTCAAGCTACATTAATGGAATTTACCGTTATATGTTTGTTGAAAGTttgttaaaatgtaatttagtAATTGTCcattaaaaaagaagttttaaaaggttgtaaataaacaaataaattagaaaactaataaaaaaaatattgtcaaaagAGACGAATCAGCTTTCTGTGCTAATTTGTGGCAACAAccacttgtgtttttttttttgggggtaaatTATAAGTTTCGTCCTTAGCCTTCACATTGgatgtcaatttagtccataaCATTTTAAATGCTTCTTGCTGTTAAGTGATAGATGAAAAATGTTGAGGTGGCTaacggccaaaataaaaaacttatttttatgccACATTGGATGACATGTGTACTATTAATTggaataacttttttattttttaaaaaaagtttttgttaaaattgggATCTTAAAATCGTTGTACCCCAATACAAGTGACCTATGATCATCTAAATTCTAAAGCATCGAGGTCGAGAATGTGGACCTCTCAATTGCTTTCCAATTATACTACGGGTCACCAAGAAAGTCTTCAAGCTTTGGAATAACTTGTTGGTTCTTGTTGGTTTTGGCAACCAAAGTTGTaagaaaagaaggaataggCAAGGTTTTGTGCTTCACTTTCTTTGGCTTGATTTTCTCATTCTGAGCGTAGAACACTTGGTaatcttaacaatatttattttataacttaaCTAAAATTCATATGAAAGATGATCTTAGTtggatgatttaacaataaaaactcaagaattaattgtctaaggtagtttcatgaaattgattgattttaggcaaaacaaaactaataaattagtttgcagggaatactaagcatttaatGTGCCTAGAGTCTATGATAAATCAAAAGATTATACAAAACTAaacacttttctagatgagtaaaacaatcaaaaacataaaaatataagcattaaaactaataaataattgttaagaacattCCAATAAACGGTTGGGTTTCACCCCTTACCTTAACAAGGCTTCTAGCAAGCCAcaacacaaataaaactctaaaaattataaagaaactttaagaaaacctaaattatgttctacGGCAGCTATTCTCTAAATTCCATCCTAAAAAGCCTTTAAAGGTTAAGGAATCCTGTCACAAGTTAGattcccgtttggagaaaattcCAGGTTTTTAGGTTTCACTTAACAGACATTTTTCAACCCATTTAACTTCTGAATTCTGACTTTTgataaactacaaagttgtagcctttTAAGTTAcatttccagcccaacttgaatcatctcaattggacATTGGAACCGAAAATTATGCTCCAAATACTAACTGGTGcacaggctggaatcctaatccgaattggacttggatttggtgcaaatctcctttgttttcttgctccaattggactcaaatttaattgggttggccttctttgacttcatcatggcccttgtaaaagtaaagccCATTAACTTTCTTCCTTgtacaaatccacttatttaatttcattatcctataaaagacaaattcacgtattaaaattcaattaagcacaaaattgattattcagcattattccaaaactaACTATAAAAcgcatgaattaactcaaaataagtatgattaTGCTTTCTAGTAaggatataaatatgcaaaattaagctattatcacaTGTGTCAAGATGTCTTGTGAACTCAAATTAACCTCAAAAGTAGAGACAAAGTTATGAACACAAACATAATTATGTTTTCACTTTTCTCTCCATgcacatatttttaaaagatattttattttcatctgCACATTTATTATCCACcataactctaaaaaaattcaaattttctacaGTTCACACGTAAAAAtaatagcatatactaaaatgtACAGAACTCAAAGATTAGTTAATCAATTTTTAGAGTAaattgagtacccaatttagcaaaaTGTATGTGTGTTGTGTATGAAACTAATCAGTATACTAGTGGATGCTTAACAGTATTAGTGGACAAACCCTAATGCTCTagttattttaattattgaattttaccaaactttatttttcctagtttcaatcatattttttctatatatatttggtgCTTTTGACATGTCCTGGTTTTCCTTTTCTCGATGGAACGACAACCTTAGCTACACTACAATTTCCATTACAAAAATTGGACGACATCAACCATAAATTGAAATTGTATTATATATGGTGACACAAGGTCATATGTAGTAGTGTTTGGTTCATGGAAGGGTGATATCAAGGACAATTTCCTTATGCTATGGGAATATGCTGGTGCTTGAAGAACTCGAGAAACCGtcattagttaaaaaaaagaaaagaaaacaagaatgaaTATTGGGTTTGAATCATGCCATAACACTCTAATcccaaagagaaaagaaattaagatgaaTGTTAAAActccttattttattttgttctatTTATTTGATTCATTCTAATTCAATTGACATTTCTCTGGGATAAAATTCATATCACCTGTTCCAACATCAAACAAGAATCGATAATCTTGTTGTTGAAATTAATGCCTCTAGAATATTTGTCCCTTGTAGAGAAGTAGGATTGATAAACATGCAATAAAGCTTATTGTTAACTAAATTGAAGACTCGATGAGAACCAAGCTCAAGGTTTGCTCcgagaaaattaattattaatgacGAAAATGGTTGATTTTCAGTTGGCTGGACGTCATAGCAAAGGTCATAAACTAGGCCTGAATGCGCCATAGGATTCCAGTTATACGCCTGTAAGCATTTAACAATCGCAGCTTTGAGCCTTTAACAACATTATATGCATTCTGAACAAGATGAGTTATTGGCGCTCCTGAATCAATAACAAACCCACCTTTTAAATCACTTCTCAATTGAAACTCTACTGGATCTATTGGAAGCAACTCTCCTTTCATCTTAACACCCAACACTTGCACGAAGTACTTATTTAGGTTGGGTACTAATGGTGTTGTTTGTACTATTGCTTGATCATTTCCTCTAATTCGTGCATCTTTGCCAAAATGTAAATATGTGTGGGTATTCAGTCCAATGGTCCAATCAGAAAGGCAATATGAGAAACATAGGTCGGTGTCAGCTTTTAATTGCCTTAGAATGTTACGTGacaaaaattggataaaataatAAACCTGACAGGtttataaaaatgagaaatgcCCTAACTTCGAGTGCAATTTGAACTATCGATTTATGTAATTGGAAGTTGGTGCTGGTAATACATATGATTATATGAAGGTGCCCACATATCTAATACAAGTTATTCCTTTAaactcagcaaaaaaaaaaaaaagttattcctTTAAACAACTCATCCATTTGACAGAACCATTTGATCTGTTTAAAATGGGTGGGCAAGGTCTAGTGCTTTGGACACTGGACCCAAGCCCATTCCAAAATGGGTCTATATCAACCAGACCCAAGCAATTGGATTTATCAGCAATATGCATATTACAAGACACTAGCATCAAAATTAATATGCAAGGGTACTCATGTCATGCCTCCAATTTGTTTCTCTCCAATGAACCAGAAGTAGTTAAGCCATGGCTCTTAGGACTTGCTCCATCCCCACCAGCCTTACAAGTTAACAATCAGGTTGGGATGACATGATAATTGATGGAGAACTTACATTCATTCAGTTTGAGTTTTAATACAAACAATTTGCTATCGTTGCCGAGTGATGCAAACAGGTGGTGGCTAATCCTCTAATCAGTGAGACAATCTCCTAGAACTTCTCATAGTGCCACCCATAAACCTGCTTACGGGGCTCTGAACACATTTGCAGGAGCAGCTCCTCCATTCCCATCTTAGTAGAAGCAGTGCTGTCTAATGCTCCATCCTCATGATTCTTTTgcgttttttcttatttgttttgtttttgagaaccCTTTGCtacagcaaaaaataaaaaaggaaaaaaagagagggctTGGGGGCTCATGTACGCAGGCAGAGACCAGCAGACAGACCCACCACAAATGTCCCCCATTCAAAGTCTTCGAACTCATGAGAAtagaaaaatgacaaattaaGTGCAACCCTTTACGAAACACATACCAAGCACGCCAAAAACACATTTGGTGGCAAGTGGAAGGGTATGTTGTGCACAGTTTAGGAACCAGTAGTGTTTGCATCACCAACTACTTTCAACTGAGTATTTGCACCAAAAAAACTATGATGAAAGCACTCACCAGACCGAACCACTACTCAGCATCACGCATACTGTCTAGCTAATGTAACAATGCaatagtcctttttttttaatagtagaTTACAAGGGGATTAGAATTTAGAAAAGCTAAAACTTTTCACAAACATTTGGGCAAAGTTTAGTCCCATCGAAGGTTCCTGCTAGACAATTCTTTCATTACTCGTGTAAATGGCATAGCTAATCCAATTGCATATAACATAACTAGTGAGGtaacattcatttatttttagacaCATGTTGTTCAAAGAACCGAAGAAAAAAGAGgtttaaggtttttaaaatcagattgaaatttaaacaagGTCAAACCGTGataacatcaaaattattttaatattagttaaaatataaataaatttattaaatgcaCAAAAATACGGaaatttaccccaaaaaaatttaaagtaatttaaataactttcaaatgaatttttgttatttttatatagtgaatagaaaataattaaatataaaagagctttaaaattttgtgtttattaatctttcaaataaaaagcattttaattaaaaataaaatcatttttttacaaatttcataTTCGCATGTAACAATGTAAAAGCATAATTCTAGAACACAACTAAATTTAGCAAATACTATTaagtaaatagtaataaaattaaatgcaaaaattttattcttgtaaaattaaaataaataaaatataaattccaTATGTGACACAATTAAGCTAATTAGTTCAGCTGTTAATGTGCTCATATAAGCTAATTAGTTCAGCGGTTAATGTGCTGGACAAAGGTCATTGGTTCTATGCCCGTTGTCACTTACAAAGAACCGGGTTGGGCTATGGTTCATGGGTACCCGAGTCAGACTGTCCAGTCCCATGCGGGTCTGACAACCTTAGTAACATTCGAAATTCCAAGAATGCCCATGGAATATCCCAACACACCCAAAGGCTCTCTATCTGTAAAACTCCTTACTTAAGTACAGTTGCTGAAAATTCCATACCAACCATCCACCCATCAAAGAAAAGTGGGGCGTGACTCGTGAGGGGTTGTAGTTGTTGGCGTTAGGAAACTCCAATAGATTCTAATATGAAATTGCTACCTCATATATGCAAAGGCGTTTGGACGAGGGCTTCCAAATACATCGTAAGCTAAACCCGTGCTGACGAATAACCAACCCGCAATGAAAAGGGAAGGTATAGTAATGCTATGAATGACCCAGTATCGAATACTGGTAATAATATCAGCAAAAGAACGTTCTCCTGTGCTTCCAGACATGCCGAGCTCCACGTATTCTTGTACAGTCAAAAAGGGGATCGATTCCGTAAAAGATGAGATCAGTAAATGGGATTTTAATGTCTAACTAATTGCAACTATAATACATATCCTGTACCCAATCAACCATCACTAAATAATACATTTCAGTGTACGCTTCAGTTTCTAAAGCTAGTTAAAAAAAAGCAGCACGCCTTAATAATtgttatacataataaattacATCAACCATCACTAGCTTATAAGTATGCACCCCTACATGATTTGATTGAAAGAACATCAATAACACGAAGGTAGTTCAGATAGCCAATTTTAATTGGGAAAAAAAGTGGATTCCTCATGCAGAGAGTAAAGGGAAAGCATAATGAATCTTTAGTAGCCTCTCCGCTCAATGAAATGACATCTTATTTCACGTTTTTGCCCATATAATCATAGAGtaaggtgagagagagagagagagacaattaAAGATTAATGGCATAAAAAATAGTTAATCAAATCTAGTGTAAGATCCACCTAAGTTCTCCCCAACCCACATAAAACCCAGACAACTAGAGCAAGTTTTCAAATACGTATCTAGGTCATTCACTCAAATTACTCTAGTTCAGATATTATCTAATTCCTGTTACTTGTTTAGTCAAACTGCAAACTATAATATCAGAGAAAAGATACTTTGTACTTAAATGCGCAGGAAAGGAAAATACGGTTGATCTGCTTTCAGAGTCACATAATCAGAATCGTCTACCAAAATAAATGTGTGTCCAAAAGTCTAATTATTCTACGTCATTGCATAGAGAATCACACATTTGTGATAGAATAATCCTGTTTCCATTTCCACCattcctccctctctctctctctctctctcagacacaaaataaacaataattccCTTGGGTTTTCTTCACCCACCTATAACCATGAAACATAAACCCTTCATTTGGGCATAAAGTATAAAAAAGGAATGGGTTCTCAAACAGTACAGAGGTTAACAAGCTTGCCTAATGCAAAAACATTTAGAACAAAAATTCATGCTCATGGGAagctaaaaataaatgaaattatatacagctttgaaaaatgaaaatacagCCACAGCCTGAATACATCATTGCTACTCATCTTTCAGATTGAAAATGAAACCAATGCAACCTTCATCATCTCAATAAATataacaaaccaaaaaacccCCACATCCCAAAATCCCCTAATTTCGCCTCACGGCTGCTATCACACCCAAAAACATGAAGAACACAATAAGATTTCAAGTTACAACTATTCACACAAGATTGCATCAGATTCTctaaaactattgaaaaaaaaaaaaacagaaacacaACATAAAACCGTGTCATTATGCTACCaccaattcattcatttcaatctACAAATCGAACCATTATCTAATATCTACAACTATCCAAAGATTATGAACAAAATATGGGAGACACTAAACAATTAGAAATCATTATTCAACAACTGTTctatcaaaaaccaaaaaaaaagaaaaaagaaaaaaagtataagAATCCAAAAGCAATTAACTCAGCTACACTACCAATAAACACCAATAAATATTCATCAACTAAAAACAGTAAAATCAACCCACTTACATCCAATTCCTCGTCCCCAATAGAGTCATCAAATCAACCAATCAATCACCCTCCCATCGACCGCAACTCCTCCAAGGCGGCCCGAATCTGATCCTGCACCAAATCCAACCGCTTCGAGTACACCTCCAGCTCCAATATCTGCTGTTTCCTCCACTTCTCATCCACCACACCCCCACTCTCCCCTCCTCCGAAATTCAACGGCATAGCATTCATCGCCATTGCATTCATTCCCATCCCTCCAAACCCAAtccctctccctccaaatcCACTCCCCCCCATTGCATTGCTCAACAACTCCTTAAACAGCGGCGACAAGCAACTCTTCACCGTCTCCTCTATCATTCCCCCCAAATtcccaccaccaccgccaccgccgCCGCCACTCCCAACAACATTCTCATTCCCATTATTCGCCTTCTCCTCGCTCCGAACCCGCGATCTTGACCTTTTTCGCGACGAATTCGCCTTCTTCTCACCGCTATTGTTGTAATTCACATTCTCCTCCAACAAATTAGGGTTTTTCGAATCTTCGTCGTCGAAAACCGAATCATCCACCACCACGGCGAAGCGATTGTTCGAATTGTTATTGATATTACTGTTGCTCCAGATCTTGCGCGAGATTTCGAAGGTAGCTTGATCGTGCGGGCTCTTGAAGGAGAAATCCTTGCCAGTACTGATTTTGCCGACAACATTTCGGTACTTCTTCTTCAAACGACGCAGTTTCTCGACGAGCTGGTTCTTGTTGAAGTCGAGCTGGAGCTTCGACTTAATCTGATCGTAGAACAAAGCGGTGTCGTTGTGGTGAGTCGAGCCACGCGACGTCGTGTAGTCCAAAAACCCCTGGAGAAGCTCGATCTCGTCCTCGTCGGTCCACAGCCTCTGAAAAAGCCTCCGCGAATCGTCGATAGGAATTGGCTGCGGCTTCTTCTCCTCGAGGTGTGGCTCGATGGTGATACGCTGTCGTTTCGGGGAAGGCGTGGTGGTTGCTGTCACAGCAGCCGCGGAGGCGGCGGCGGTTGTTATGACCGTCGTGGTGATTGCTGAGGTGGAAATTGGCGGTTCGGCGACGGCCACGACGGCGTTGGCGACGGAGGAGGAAGGAACGGCAACGGTGACGGTAGGGGATGACGTGGAGGGAGAAGCGGAGTTGATGACGTCATCGTCCTCTGGATCGGGGAGAACGTCGTCGTTTTCGTCGTCGTCTaattcttcttcgtcttcttcttctgatAATTCGTCATCGTCGTCATCGAAATCTTCATCGGCGAAGACGGTGTCGTTTTCCTCCGAGGCCAttataaaacctttttttttttttagagagagagagagagggctttgaattctttttttttttttttttaaaagtgggtTTGGAGTTTGGACTGGTTGTGGGGCTAAGGTTGGGCGAGAGTGGTTGGGTTAGGGGGGCTagagagagagggtgagagAGTTCGAAGTGGCTTCGTTGTATTTGCTAAGGTTACGGTTGCGTGGTGGACTAGGTAATGGGTTAATTTCAGGAGTGGACAATTGGGTTGGGGCCAGACCAATAAAGTCACCCACACACGCGTATACGTGTGGAACAGATTGGATGTGTGACTATGACTAACTATTATAGGAGAGttttcaaactctctctctctctgtactttgtttaataataatatactcTTGtaacaaa comes from Castanea sativa cultivar Marrone di Chiusa Pesio chromosome 3, ASM4071231v1 and encodes:
- the LOC142629759 gene encoding putative transcription factor At3g04930; this translates as MASEENDTVFADEDFDDDDDELSEEEDEEELDDDENDDVLPDPEDDDVINSASPSTSSPTVTVAVPSSSVANAVVAVAEPPISTSAITTTVITTAAASAAAVTATTTPSPKRQRITIEPHLEEKKPQPIPIDDSRRLFQRLWTDEDEIELLQGFLDYTTSRGSTHHNDTALFYDQIKSKLQLDFNKNQLVEKLRRLKKKYRNVVGKISTGKDFSFKSPHDQATFEISRKIWSNSNINNNSNNRFAVVVDDSVFDDEDSKNPNLLEENVNYNNSGEKKANSSRKRSRSRVRSEEKANNGNENVVGSGGGGGGGGGNLGGMIEETVKSCLSPLFKELLSNAMGGSGFGGRGIGFGGMGMNAMAMNAMPLNFGGGESGGVVDEKWRKQQILELEVYSKRLDLVQDQIRAALEELRSMGG
- the LOC142627162 gene encoding uncharacterized protein LOC142627162; amino-acid sequence: MACATTRPTFSFHLSSSFPQTSAPKLKPHFTTTPPLFPKLSLLHKPYKLTTPHSVDISKEDTPTSSQQTTTPPPQEPQEEPQENIDKRRLEEKFAVLNTGIYECRSCGHKFDEAVGDPSYPIAPGLQFEKLPEDWRCPTCGAAKSFFESKSVEIAGFAQNQQFGLGGNALTSGQKAILIYGSLLFFFVLFLSGYWLQ